A region from the Gossypium hirsutum isolate 1008001.06 chromosome A08, Gossypium_hirsutum_v2.1, whole genome shotgun sequence genome encodes:
- the LOC107939706 gene encoding increased DNA methylation 1 has protein sequence MAYNFRNRNLLNTRGAYLGSSGSDSESQDDSDPDFLTPSRTPRRSTQNNTARAGGASSIRNLSGKRSRGNGEERRRGRRERHRRRRKRKFSQVPQAQISRRTVLSWLIGLGVIEEDAVVWYVAAQSGNILGEGKVNREGILCSCCSGQLTVEEFEVHSGRKTRKPYQHIYLAGSQVSLLDCQIEAWEDKEEEETRKFNNIQPASKAVDRYDDACMICADGGDLICCERCPSTFHPRCIFMEIIPQGDWLCPYCICKYCGNGNGNGNGLLMQCSQCEKKYHLRCGGEPLDLMNPPVVFCGSSCRKIYEGLHNLLGSQNALHDGLTWTLLQRIDEPFTGSYGEEEYKRIQCNSKIAVAWLVMNECFLSTIDRHTRTNIVQSIVYNRGSNVTRINYSGFYTAILEKNDEIISVASIRVHGKRLAEMPFIGTRGEYRRLGMAYVLENCIESTLCSLKVEKLVIPSANQLTGMWMDKYFFSRVQEERLVKELSLYNTVMFPSSVVRLYKNLAMLPDLNLSPEEKEGHF, from the exons ATGGCATATAATTTTAGGAACAGGAACTTATTAAATACCAGGGGTGCTTATTTGGGATCAAGTGGTTCGGATAGTGAAAGCCAAGATGATTCGGACCCCGATTTTTTGACACCCTCTAGGACTCCTAGGAGGTCAACCCAGAACAATACTGCTAGAGCTGGTGGTGCAAGTTCTATCAGGAATTTAAGTGGGAAGCGATCAAGGGGCAATGGGGAAGAACGTAGGCGAGGACGGAGAGAGAGACATaggaggaggaggaagaggaAATTTTCCCAGGTGCCTCAAGCACAAATAAGCAGGAGAACAGTGTTGTCTTGGTTGATAGGGTTGGGTGTAATTGAAGAAGATGCAGTAGTTTGGTATGTTGCTGCACAGTCAGGGAATATACTTGGAGAAGGCAAAGTGAATAGGGAAGGCATTTTATGTAGCTGTTGTTCTGGTCAGCTAACAGTGGAGGAATTTGAGGTTCATTCAGGGCGTAAAACCAGGAAGCCTTATCAACATATATACTTGGCAGGGTCTCAGGTTTCCTTGTTGGATTGCCAAATAGAAGCATGGGAAGATAAGGAAGAGGAAGAAACGCGTAAATTCAATAACATCCAGCCTGCATCCAAAGCTGTTGACAGATATGATGATGCCTGTATGATCTGTGCTGATGGTGGGGATTTGATTTGCTGCGAAAGATGTCCCTCAACATTTCATCCCAGGTGTATTTTCATGGAG ATTATTCCCCAAGGTGATTGGCTATGTCCATACTGTATCTGCAAATACTGTGGCAATGGCAATGGCAATGGCAATGGCCTTTTGATGCAGTGTAGCCAATGTGAAAAAAAAT ATCATTTAAGGTGTGGAGGAGAACCGTTGGATCTGATGAATCCTCCAGTTGTCTTCTGTGGAAGTAGTTGCAGAAAG ATATATGAAGGGTTACATAATTTGCTGGGATCACAAAATGCGCTCCACGATGGCCTTACTTGGACTTTGCTCCAACGCATAGATGAGCCATTCACTGGTTCCTATGGAGAAGAGGAGTACAAGAGAATACAGTGCAACTCCAAGATTGCTGTGGCGTGGCTGGTAATGAACGAGTGTTTCCTGTCTACCATTGATCGCCATACAAGAACCAATATCGTCCAAAGCATTGTGTACAATCGAGG GTCCAACGTGACCCGTATTAACTACAGTGGATTTTATACTGCTATCCTAGAAAAGAATGATGAAATCATCAGTGTGGCATCAATAag GGTGCATGGAAAAAGGTTGGCGGAGATGCCTTTCATTGGAACCCGTGGGGAATATAGGCGGCTAGGGATGGCTTACGTACTGGAAAACTGTATTGAATCG ACACTTTGCTCATTAAAAGTGGAGAAGCTGGTGATTCCATCGGCGAATCAACTGACGGGCATGTGGATGGACAAGTATTTTTTCTCCAGGGTGCAAGAGGAGCGGTTGGTGAAGGAGCTCTCCCTCTACAACACCGTCATGTTCCCTAGCTCTGTAGTAAGGCTCTACAAGAACTTGGCAATGCTCCCTGATTTGAACTTATCTCCTGAAGAAAAGGAGGGCCATTTCTAA